The Streptomyces spororaveus genome includes a region encoding these proteins:
- a CDS encoding ABC-F family ATP-binding cassette domain-containing protein, with amino-acid sequence MPGMGHLEASHLEYYLPDGRVLLPDVSFRVGEGSVVALVGANGAGKTTLLKMISGELQPHGGGITVSGGLGVMSQFVGSVRDETTVRDLLVSVAQPRIREAAKAVDRAEQLILTVDDEAAQMAYAQALSDWADVQGYEAETLWDVCTMAALAIPYDSAQFREVRTLSGGEQKRLVLEALLRGPDEVLLLDEPDNYLDVPGKRWLEEQLKATRKTVLFVSHDRELLTQAAEKIISLEASPTGSDVWVHGAGFATYHDARKERFARFEELKRRWDEEHARLKALVLRLRNQAASSPDMASRYRAMQTRFQKFEEAGPPPEPPREQDIKMRLKGGRTGVRALTVENLELTGLMKPFSLEVFYGERVAVLGSNGSGKSHFLRLMAGEDVKHTGTWKLGARVVPGHFAQTHAHPELFGRTLVDILWTEAAKPLGQAMGALRRYELERQGEQPFEKLSGGQQARFQILLLELAGTTALLLDEPTDNLDLESAEALQDGLEAYDGTVLCVTHDRWFARTFDRYLVFGSDGVVRETQEPVWDERRVERKR; translated from the coding sequence ATGCCCGGCATGGGACATCTCGAAGCCAGCCACCTGGAGTACTACCTTCCCGACGGGCGGGTCCTGCTCCCTGACGTCTCCTTCCGCGTGGGGGAGGGGTCGGTCGTCGCGCTCGTCGGGGCGAACGGGGCCGGCAAGACCACCCTGCTGAAGATGATCTCCGGCGAGCTCCAGCCGCACGGCGGCGGGATCACCGTCTCCGGCGGCCTCGGCGTGATGTCGCAGTTCGTGGGCTCGGTGCGGGACGAGACGACCGTACGGGACCTCCTGGTCTCGGTGGCCCAGCCGCGCATCCGGGAGGCCGCGAAGGCGGTGGACCGCGCCGAGCAGCTGATCCTGACGGTGGACGACGAGGCCGCCCAGATGGCCTACGCGCAGGCGCTGAGCGACTGGGCGGACGTCCAGGGGTACGAGGCGGAGACGCTCTGGGACGTCTGCACCATGGCCGCGCTGGCGATCCCGTACGACTCGGCGCAGTTCCGCGAGGTGCGCACGCTCTCGGGCGGTGAGCAGAAGCGGCTCGTGCTGGAGGCGCTGCTGCGCGGGCCGGACGAGGTGCTGCTGCTCGACGAGCCGGACAACTACCTGGACGTCCCGGGCAAGCGCTGGCTGGAGGAGCAGCTGAAGGCCACCCGCAAGACGGTGCTCTTCGTCTCGCACGACCGGGAGCTGCTGACCCAGGCCGCCGAGAAGATCATCAGCCTGGAGGCGAGCCCGACGGGCTCCGACGTCTGGGTGCACGGCGCGGGCTTCGCCACGTACCACGACGCCCGCAAGGAGCGCTTCGCGCGCTTCGAGGAGCTCAAGCGGCGCTGGGACGAGGAGCACGCGCGGCTGAAGGCGCTGGTGCTGCGGCTGCGCAACCAGGCCGCGAGCAGCCCGGACATGGCCTCGCGGTACCGGGCGATGCAGACCCGCTTCCAGAAGTTCGAGGAGGCCGGCCCGCCGCCGGAGCCGCCGCGCGAGCAGGACATCAAGATGCGGCTCAAGGGCGGGCGGACCGGCGTGCGCGCCCTGACCGTCGAGAACCTGGAGCTGACCGGCCTGATGAAGCCCTTCTCCCTGGAGGTCTTCTACGGGGAGCGGGTCGCGGTCCTCGGCTCGAACGGCTCGGGCAAGTCGCACTTCCTGCGCCTGATGGCGGGCGAGGACGTCAAGCACACGGGTACGTGGAAGCTGGGCGCACGGGTGGTTCCCGGCCACTTCGCGCAGACCCACGCCCACCCGGAGCTCTTCGGGCGGACCCTCGTCGACATCCTGTGGACGGAGGCGGCCAAGCCCCTGGGCCAGGCGATGGGGGCCCTGCGGCGGTACGAGCTGGAGCGCCAGGGCGAGCAGCCGTTCGAGAAGCTCTCGGGCGGGCAGCAGGCGCGTTTCCAGATCCTGCTCCTGGAGCTGGCGGGCACCACGGCGCTGCTGCTGGACGAGCCGACGGACAACCTGGACCTGGAATCGGCGGAGGCCCTGCAGGACGGGCTGGAGGCGTACGACGGCACTGTGCTGTGCGTCACGCACGACCGGTGGTTCGCGCGCACATTTGACCGTTACCTGGTCTTCGGTTCGGACGGTGTTGTGCGGGAGACTCAGGAGCCCGTCTGGGACGAACGTAGAGTCGAACGCAAGCGCTAG
- the truA gene encoding tRNA pseudouridine(38-40) synthase TruA, which produces MSDEVEPGHVRVRLDLSYDGKDFSGWAKQRVLRTVQGELESALQTVMRLPDPVELTVAGRTDAGVHARGQVAQFDLAEEVWAEHHDKLLRRLAGRLPHDVRVWKAAEAPQGFNARFSAIWRRYAYRVGDHQGGVDPLRRGHVLWHQWPLDVDAMNEAAAPLLGEHDFAAYCKKREGATTIRTLQQLSWERAEDGIVTATVRADAFCHNMVRSLVGALLHVGDGHRPTDWPGKVLAAAVRDSSVHVVKPHGLTLEEVGYPADELLAARSREARNVRTLPGAGCC; this is translated from the coding sequence GTGAGTGACGAGGTGGAGCCCGGGCACGTCCGGGTGCGGCTGGACCTGAGCTACGACGGCAAGGACTTCTCCGGCTGGGCGAAGCAGCGCGTGCTGCGGACGGTCCAGGGTGAGCTGGAGTCGGCCCTGCAGACCGTGATGCGGCTGCCGGACCCGGTCGAGCTGACCGTGGCCGGGCGGACCGACGCGGGGGTGCACGCCCGCGGTCAGGTCGCCCAGTTCGACCTCGCCGAGGAGGTGTGGGCCGAGCACCACGACAAGCTGCTGCGCCGCCTCGCGGGCCGGCTGCCGCACGACGTACGGGTGTGGAAGGCCGCCGAGGCCCCCCAGGGCTTCAACGCGCGTTTCTCGGCCATCTGGCGCCGCTACGCCTACCGCGTCGGCGACCACCAGGGCGGTGTCGACCCGCTGCGCCGCGGGCACGTGCTGTGGCACCAGTGGCCGCTCGACGTGGACGCCATGAACGAGGCCGCGGCCCCGCTGCTCGGCGAGCACGATTTCGCGGCGTACTGCAAGAAGCGCGAGGGCGCCACGACCATCCGCACGCTCCAGCAGCTGAGCTGGGAGCGTGCCGAGGACGGGATCGTCACCGCGACCGTCCGGGCCGACGCCTTCTGCCACAACATGGTCCGCTCGCTGGTGGGAGCGCTGCTGCACGTGGGCGACGGCCACCGGCCGACCGACTGGCCCGGCAAGGTGCTGGCGGCCGCCGTACGGGACTCCTCGGTGCACGTGGTCAAGCCGCACGGCCTGACCCTGGAGGAGGTCGGCTACCCGGCGGACGAGCTGCTGGCCGCCCGCAGCAGGGAAGCGCGCAACGTGCGGACCCTGCCGGGCGCCGGCTGCTGCTGA
- the rplQ gene encoding 50S ribosomal protein L17 yields MPRPAKGARLGGSAAHEKHLLANLAKALFEHGRITTTEAKARRLRPYAERLVTKAKKGDIHNRRLVLQTITDKSIVHTLFTEIAPRYENRPGGYTRITKIGNRRGDNAPMAVIELVEALTVAQQATGEAEAATKRAVKEAEAVETPAEETKEA; encoded by the coding sequence ATGCCGCGTCCCGCAAAGGGTGCCCGTCTGGGCGGCAGCGCCGCGCACGAGAAGCACCTCCTCGCGAACCTCGCGAAGGCGCTCTTCGAGCACGGCCGCATCACCACCACCGAGGCCAAGGCCCGCCGCCTGCGTCCCTACGCCGAGCGTCTGGTCACCAAGGCCAAGAAGGGCGACATCCACAACCGTCGCCTGGTGCTGCAGACGATCACGGACAAGAGCATCGTGCACACGCTGTTCACCGAGATCGCCCCGCGCTACGAGAACCGCCCCGGTGGTTACACGCGCATCACCAAGATCGGCAACCGTCGTGGCGACAACGCCCCGATGGCCGTGATCGAGCTGGTCGAGGCCCTTACGGTCGCCCAGCAGGCCACCGGTGAGGCCGAGGCCGCCACCAAGCGCGCGGTCAAGGAGGCGGAGGCTGTCGAGACCCCCGCCGAGGAGACCAAGGAGGCCTGA
- a CDS encoding DNA-directed RNA polymerase subunit alpha — MLIAQRPSLTEEVVDEYRSRFVIEPLEPGFGYTLGNSLRRTLLSSIPGAAVTSIRVDGVLHEFTTVPGVKEDVTDIILNIKQLVVSSEHDEPVVMYLRKQGPGLVTAADIAPPAGVEVHNPDLVLATLNGKGKLEMELTVERGRGYVSAVQNKQLGQEIGRIPVDSIYSPVLKVTYKVEATRVEQRTDFDKLIVDVETKQAMRPRDAMASAGKTLVELFGLARELNIDAEGIDMGPSPTDAALAADLALPIEELELTVRSYNCLKREGIHSVGELVARSEADLLDIRNFGAKSIDEVKAKLAGMGLALKDSPPGFDPTAAADAFGADDDADAGFVETEQY; from the coding sequence ATGCTTATCGCTCAGCGTCCTTCGCTGACCGAAGAGGTCGTCGACGAGTACCGCTCGCGGTTCGTGATCGAGCCGCTGGAGCCGGGCTTCGGCTACACCCTCGGCAACTCCCTGCGCCGTACCCTCCTGTCCTCCATCCCGGGTGCCGCTGTCACCAGCATCCGCGTGGACGGCGTCCTGCACGAGTTCACCACCGTGCCGGGCGTCAAGGAAGACGTCACCGACATCATCCTCAACATCAAGCAGCTGGTCGTCTCCTCGGAGCACGACGAGCCGGTCGTGATGTACCTGCGCAAGCAGGGTCCCGGCCTGGTCACCGCTGCTGACATCGCGCCCCCGGCCGGTGTCGAGGTGCACAACCCGGACCTGGTCCTCGCCACGCTCAACGGCAAGGGCAAGCTGGAGATGGAGCTGACCGTCGAGCGCGGTCGCGGCTACGTCTCCGCCGTCCAGAACAAGCAGCTGGGCCAGGAGATCGGCCGTATCCCGGTCGACTCCATCTACAGCCCGGTCCTCAAGGTCACCTACAAGGTCGAGGCGACCCGAGTCGAGCAGCGCACCGACTTCGACAAGCTGATCGTCGACGTCGAGACCAAGCAGGCCATGCGCCCGCGTGACGCCATGGCGTCCGCCGGCAAGACCCTGGTCGAGCTGTTCGGTCTGGCGCGCGAGCTCAACATCGACGCCGAGGGCATCGACATGGGCCCGTCCCCGACGGACGCCGCCCTGGCCGCCGACCTGGCGCTGCCGATCGAGGAGCTCGAGCTCACGGTCCGCTCGTACAACTGCCTCAAGCGCGAGGGCATCCACTCCGTGGGTGAGCTCGTCGCCCGCTCCGAGGCCGACCTGCTCGACATCCGCAACTTCGGTGCGAAGTCGATCGACGAGGTCAAGGCGAAGCTGGCCGGCATGGGCCTGGCCCTCAAGGACAGCCCGCCCGGATTCGACCCGACCGCCGCCGCCGACGCCTTCGGCGCCGACGACGACGCGGACGCCGGTTTCGTCGAGACCGAGCAGTACTGA
- the rpsK gene encoding 30S ribosomal protein S11, translating to MPPKGRQGAAKKVRRKEKKNVAHGHAHIKSTFNNTIVSITDPSGNVISWASAGHVGFKGSRKSTPFAAQMAAESAARRAQEHGMRKVDVFVKGPGSGRETAIRSLQATGLEVGSIQDVTPTPHNGCRPPKRRRV from the coding sequence ATGCCCCCCAAGGGTCGTCAGGGCGCTGCCAAGAAGGTGCGCCGCAAGGAAAAGAAGAACGTCGCTCACGGGCACGCCCACATCAAGAGCACGTTCAACAACACCATCGTTTCGATCACCGACCCCTCGGGCAACGTGATCTCCTGGGCCTCCGCCGGCCACGTCGGCTTCAAGGGCTCGCGCAAGTCCACCCCCTTCGCCGCGCAGATGGCCGCCGAGTCGGCCGCCCGTCGCGCGCAGGAGCACGGCATGCGCAAGGTTGACGTCTTCGTGAAGGGTCCGGGCTCCGGCCGCGAGACCGCGATCCGCTCCCTCCAGGCCACCGGCCTCGAGGTCGGCTCGATCCAGGACGTCACCCCCACCCCGCACAACGGCTGCCGCCCGCCGAAGCGCCGCCGCGTCTGA
- the rpsM gene encoding 30S ribosomal protein S13 — MARVSGVDIPREKRVEIALTYVFGIGRTRSKEILASTGVNPNTRVRDLAEEDLVKIREYVDANLRTEGDLRREIQGDIRRKIEIQCYQGIRHRRGLPVHGQRTSTNARTRKGPRRAIAGKKKPGKK, encoded by the coding sequence ATGGCACGCGTTTCCGGTGTTGACATCCCGCGCGAAAAGCGCGTGGAGATCGCACTCACCTACGTCTTCGGTATCGGGCGCACCCGGTCCAAGGAGATCCTCGCCTCCACCGGCGTGAACCCGAACACCCGCGTTCGTGACCTGGCCGAAGAGGACCTCGTCAAGATCCGCGAGTACGTGGACGCCAACCTCCGTACCGAGGGTGACCTCCGCCGCGAGATCCAGGGCGACATCCGCCGCAAGATCGAGATCCAGTGCTACCAGGGTATCCGCCACCGTCGCGGCCTCCCGGTGCACGGTCAGCGCACCAGCACCAACGCGCGTACCCGCAAGGGCCCGCGTCGCGCGATCGCCGGTAAGAAGAAGCCGGGCAAGAAGTAG
- the rpmJ gene encoding 50S ribosomal protein L36 — MKVKPSVKKICDKCKVIRRHGRVMVICDNLRHKQRQG; from the coding sequence ATGAAGGTCAAGCCGAGCGTCAAGAAGATCTGCGACAAGTGCAAGGTGATCCGCCGTCACGGCCGGGTCATGGTCATCTGCGACAACCTGCGCCACAAGCAGCGCCAGGGCTGA
- the infA gene encoding translation initiation factor IF-1, which produces MAKKQGAIEIEGTVIESLPNAMFKVELQNGHKVLAHISGKMRMHYIRILPDDRVVVELSPYDLTRGRIVYRYK; this is translated from the coding sequence GTGGCCAAGAAGCAAGGTGCCATCGAAATCGAGGGCACCGTGATCGAGTCCCTCCCGAACGCGATGTTCAAGGTGGAACTCCAGAACGGTCACAAGGTCCTCGCGCACATCAGCGGCAAGATGCGTATGCACTACATCCGCATCCTCCCGGATGACCGGGTCGTTGTGGAGCTGTCTCCGTACGACCTGACGCGTGGCCGGATCGTCTACCGATACAAGTAG
- the map gene encoding type I methionyl aminopeptidase, translating to MVQIKTPEQIAKMREAGLVVAAIHAATREAAVPGATTRDLDMVARKVIADAGAKSNFLGYGGFPATICTSVNEVVVHGIPDDKTVLKDGDIISIDAGAIVDGWHGDAAYTAFVGTGHAPELVELSRVTEESMWAGIAAMKLGNRLVDISKAIETYIKRQPRPSTGEHSLGKFGIIEDYGGHGIGTEMHMDPHLLNYVSRKRGKGIKLVPGVCLAIEPMVSLGTAQTEVLSDDWTVITTDGTWSSHWEHSIALTEAGPIVLTSPDCGKAKLAEYGVTTAPDPLG from the coding sequence ATGGTCCAGATCAAGACCCCCGAGCAGATCGCGAAGATGCGCGAGGCAGGGCTGGTCGTCGCGGCGATCCACGCTGCGACCCGTGAGGCGGCCGTACCGGGTGCCACGACGCGGGATCTGGACATGGTGGCCCGCAAGGTCATCGCCGACGCCGGGGCCAAGTCGAACTTCCTGGGCTACGGCGGCTTCCCCGCGACCATCTGCACCTCGGTGAACGAGGTCGTCGTCCACGGCATCCCGGACGACAAGACGGTCCTCAAGGACGGCGACATCATCTCGATCGACGCGGGCGCGATCGTGGACGGCTGGCACGGCGACGCCGCGTACACCGCCTTCGTGGGCACAGGGCACGCTCCTGAGCTCGTGGAGCTGTCCCGGGTGACCGAGGAGTCCATGTGGGCCGGCATCGCCGCCATGAAGCTCGGCAACCGCCTCGTGGACATCTCCAAGGCGATCGAGACGTACATCAAGCGCCAGCCCCGCCCCTCCACCGGTGAGCACAGCCTCGGCAAGTTCGGGATCATCGAGGACTACGGCGGCCACGGCATCGGGACCGAGATGCACATGGACCCCCACCTGCTGAACTACGTCTCGCGCAAGCGGGGCAAGGGGATCAAGCTGGTCCCGGGCGTCTGCCTGGCGATCGAGCCGATGGTCTCCCTGGGCACCGCCCAGACGGAGGTCCTTTCGGACGACTGGACGGTCATCACCACCGACGGCACCTGGTCCTCGCACTGGGAGCACTCCATCGCGCTGACGGAGGCCGGTCCGATCGTCCTGACCAGCCCGGACTGCGGTAAGGCGAAGCTGGCGGAGTACGGAGTCACCACGGCTCCGGACCCCCTCGGTTAA
- a CDS encoding adenylate kinase gives MRIVLVGPPGAGKGTQAAFLAKNLSIPHISTGDLFRANISQGTELGKQAKAYMDAGDLVPDEVTIGMAKDRMEQPDAVNGFLLDGFPRNVSQAEALDVMLQAEGMKLDAVLDLEVEEDEVVKRIAGRRICRNDSSHVFHVTYAPPKAEGVCDTCGGELYQRGDDSEATVRNRLEVYHTQTEPIIDYYKAQGLLVTIPALGEVADVTKRAMDALKK, from the coding sequence ATGCGAATCGTCCTCGTTGGACCGCCCGGTGCGGGCAAGGGAACGCAGGCTGCGTTCCTTGCCAAGAACCTGTCGATTCCGCACATCTCCACGGGTGATCTGTTCCGGGCCAACATCAGCCAGGGCACCGAGCTCGGCAAGCAGGCGAAGGCGTACATGGACGCCGGCGACCTGGTGCCCGACGAGGTGACCATCGGCATGGCCAAGGACCGTATGGAGCAGCCGGACGCCGTGAACGGCTTCCTGCTCGACGGCTTCCCCCGCAACGTCTCGCAGGCCGAGGCGCTCGACGTGATGCTCCAGGCGGAGGGCATGAAGCTCGACGCCGTCCTCGACCTGGAGGTCGAGGAGGACGAGGTCGTGAAGCGGATCGCCGGTCGGCGGATCTGCCGCAACGACTCCTCGCACGTCTTCCACGTCACGTACGCCCCGCCGAAGGCCGAGGGTGTCTGCGACACCTGCGGTGGCGAGCTGTACCAGCGGGGCGACGACTCCGAGGCCACGGTCCGCAACCGGCTGGAGGTCTACCACACGCAGACCGAGCCGATCATCGACTACTACAAGGCCCAGGGCCTGCTGGTGACCATCCCGGCCCTCGGTGAGGTCGCGGACGTCACGAAGCGCGCGATGGACGCCCTCAAGAAGTAG